A stretch of Hemicordylus capensis ecotype Gifberg chromosome 9, rHemCap1.1.pri, whole genome shotgun sequence DNA encodes these proteins:
- the LOC128334268 gene encoding F-box/LRR-repeat protein 8-like isoform X4, whose translation MDLLTVLPYSLCCDNAFPALTASCNAEEMEECMWQCLRRYLCHVIHLRIVLDQSQKANRRQVAHIFDMLIQQRGKLQALCLVCCGRRPDFGSSQDILQGFRKFCLSKDKIDLHYIDFRQTSFMLENGIVHLIGTSNPNLHTLLINNHPSGVIFLRPQTIVEVLRVCPKLSTLGVYHAMLSEDVIQELLKPDREPFLFLDIFCKGLDSYISEELWSALTEKHPQLRVGLEFGPMVSTWEISMILKPNIPVTALKFDTLTSMVRQIQYVTDNYSRTLERLVLHTTPSDDLNLSLIELVRTCVHLKEIHCRCAVSQAVIDAFLLNCPRLIRYTLSTP comes from the coding sequence TTGCAACGCAGAGGAGATGGAGGAGTGTATGTGGCAGTGCCTACGCCGGTACCTGTGCCATGTCATACACCTGAGGATTGTGCTTGATCAGTCCCAGAAAGCAAACCGGAGGCAGGTTGCTCACATTTTTGACATGCTGATTCAGCAGAGGGGCAAGCTGCAAGCGCTGTGCCTTGTGTGCTGTGGAAGGAGGCCTGATTTCGGTTCTTCCCAAGACATCTTGCAGGGCTTCAGAAAATTCTGTCTGAGCAAGGACAAGATTGATCTTCATTATATTGATTTCCGGCAAACCTCTTTTATGCTGGAGAACGGGATTGTCCACCTGATTGGAACAAGCAACCCGAATCTCCACACCTTGTTAATCAACAACCACCCTTCTGGAGTAATTTTCCTCCGGCCACAGACCATCGTTGAGGTTCTGAGGGTTTGTCCTAAATTATCCACATTGGGAGTCTATCATGCTATGCTCTCTGAGGATGTGATTCAAGAACTGTTGAAGCCAGACAGAGAACCTTTCTTGTTCCTGGACATCTTCTGTAAAGGCCTGGACAGCTACATCTCTGAAGAGCTTTGGTCTGCTCTGACTGAGAAACACCCACAGCTCCGTGTCGGGTTGGAGTTTGGCCCCATGGTCTCTACATGGGAAATATCTATGATTTTAAAGCCTAATATCCCTGTGACTGCTTTGAAATTTGACACCTTGACATCCATGGTGAGACAGATTCAGTATGTTACTGACAACTACAGCAGGACTCTGGAGAGGTTGGTTCTTCACACCACCCCATCTGATGACCTCAATCTCTCGCTCATAGAGCTTGTAAGGACATGTGTGCACTTGAAAGAGATTCACTGTCGCTGTGCGGTTAGCCAAGCAGTGATAGATGCTTTCCTCTTGAATTGCCCACGTCTGATCCGATACACGCTTTCAACACCCTAA
- the LOC128334268 gene encoding F-box/LRR-repeat protein 8-like isoform X5, whose translation MEECMWQCLRRYLCHVIHLRIVLDQSQKANRRQVAHIFDMLIQQRGKLQALCLVCCGRRPDFGSSQDILQGFRKFCLSKDKIDLHYIDFRQTSFMLENGIVHLIGTSNPNLHTLLINNHPSGVIFLRPQTIVEVLRVCPKLSTLGVYHAMLSEDVIQELLKPDREPFLFLDIFCKGLDSYISEELWSALTEKHPQLRVGLEFGPMVSTWEISMILKPNIPVTALKFDTLTSMVRQIQYVTDNYSRTLERLVLHTTPSDDLNLSLIELVRTCVHLKEIHCRCAVSQAVIDAFLLNCPRLIRYTLSTP comes from the coding sequence ATGGAGGAGTGTATGTGGCAGTGCCTACGCCGGTACCTGTGCCATGTCATACACCTGAGGATTGTGCTTGATCAGTCCCAGAAAGCAAACCGGAGGCAGGTTGCTCACATTTTTGACATGCTGATTCAGCAGAGGGGCAAGCTGCAAGCGCTGTGCCTTGTGTGCTGTGGAAGGAGGCCTGATTTCGGTTCTTCCCAAGACATCTTGCAGGGCTTCAGAAAATTCTGTCTGAGCAAGGACAAGATTGATCTTCATTATATTGATTTCCGGCAAACCTCTTTTATGCTGGAGAACGGGATTGTCCACCTGATTGGAACAAGCAACCCGAATCTCCACACCTTGTTAATCAACAACCACCCTTCTGGAGTAATTTTCCTCCGGCCACAGACCATCGTTGAGGTTCTGAGGGTTTGTCCTAAATTATCCACATTGGGAGTCTATCATGCTATGCTCTCTGAGGATGTGATTCAAGAACTGTTGAAGCCAGACAGAGAACCTTTCTTGTTCCTGGACATCTTCTGTAAAGGCCTGGACAGCTACATCTCTGAAGAGCTTTGGTCTGCTCTGACTGAGAAACACCCACAGCTCCGTGTCGGGTTGGAGTTTGGCCCCATGGTCTCTACATGGGAAATATCTATGATTTTAAAGCCTAATATCCCTGTGACTGCTTTGAAATTTGACACCTTGACATCCATGGTGAGACAGATTCAGTATGTTACTGACAACTACAGCAGGACTCTGGAGAGGTTGGTTCTTCACACCACCCCATCTGATGACCTCAATCTCTCGCTCATAGAGCTTGTAAGGACATGTGTGCACTTGAAAGAGATTCACTGTCGCTGTGCGGTTAGCCAAGCAGTGATAGATGCTTTCCTCTTGAATTGCCCACGTCTGATCCGATACACGCTTTCAACACCCTAA